The following coding sequences lie in one Bordetella genomosp. 9 genomic window:
- the lon gene encoding endopeptidase La translates to MILIPLRDAVLFPGVLSPVTVRRPGSVAAAQEAVKSEMPVGFLLQRDAAKTDVGPADLYWVGTQGPIVRYITGQDDSHHIVVQGQSRFRVLEFLEGWPYMVARVAKVESVESDDPQIEARFLQLKEQAVTAIGLLPHVPDELAGVVQGISSPAILADMVANLIDVKVEEKQDILETFDLARRLDKVIELLSARVNVLKLSREIGEKTRAQFDERQREHVLREQLRQIQKELGEGDDTAAEVEELKNAIDNAGMPEDVLAHARKELKRLQRMSEGGGEYAMLRTYLEWLTELPWKQEPQPPIDIAQARRILDEDHFGLEKIKRRILEYLAVRKLNPQGKSPVLCFAGPPGVGKTSLGQSIARATGRAFQRVALGGVHDEAEIRGHRRTYLGALPGNIIQAMRRAGTNNVVLMLDEIDKLGAGGFHGDPGSALLEVLDPEQNHKFRDNYLGVDFDLSHVMFICTANVLDTIPGPLRDRMEIIQLPGYTEEEKIQIARRYLLRRQLDANGLKPEQASITEAALTTIVRDYTREAGVRNLEREIGSVLRHAAMQIAEGERETVTVDTGDLQESLGPRRFENEVALRTSVPGVATGLAWTPVGGDILFIEATKVPGNGRLILTGQLGDVMKESAQAALTLAKTWSGDSLDKLDIHVHVPAGATPKDGPSAGVAMFVALASLLKGTPVRSDVAMTGEVSLRGLVLPIGGVKEKTLAALRAGITTVMVPRRNEKDLEDVPKEARDKLKFVLLDRVEDALECALETEAIPAAV, encoded by the coding sequence ATGATCCTGATCCCTCTGCGCGACGCGGTGCTGTTTCCGGGCGTCCTTTCCCCCGTGACCGTGCGCCGTCCGGGGTCCGTGGCGGCGGCCCAGGAAGCGGTCAAGAGCGAAATGCCGGTCGGCTTCCTGCTCCAACGCGACGCCGCCAAAACCGACGTCGGGCCGGCCGACTTGTACTGGGTCGGCACGCAGGGCCCCATCGTGCGCTACATCACCGGGCAGGACGATTCGCACCACATCGTCGTGCAAGGCCAGTCGCGCTTCCGCGTTTTGGAGTTTCTGGAAGGCTGGCCATATATGGTGGCGCGCGTCGCCAAGGTCGAATCCGTGGAAAGCGACGATCCGCAGATCGAGGCGCGCTTCCTGCAACTGAAGGAACAGGCGGTGACCGCGATCGGCCTGCTGCCGCACGTGCCCGACGAACTGGCCGGCGTGGTTCAGGGCATCTCGTCGCCCGCGATCCTGGCCGACATGGTGGCGAACCTGATCGACGTGAAGGTGGAAGAAAAACAGGACATCCTGGAGACCTTCGACCTGGCGCGGCGGCTGGACAAAGTCATCGAGCTGCTTTCTGCGCGCGTCAACGTGCTCAAACTCAGCCGCGAGATCGGCGAAAAAACGCGCGCCCAATTCGACGAACGGCAGCGCGAGCACGTACTGCGCGAACAGCTGCGCCAGATCCAGAAAGAACTGGGCGAAGGCGACGATACGGCGGCCGAGGTCGAAGAGCTGAAGAACGCCATCGACAACGCCGGCATGCCGGAAGACGTTCTGGCGCACGCGCGCAAGGAATTGAAGCGGCTGCAGCGCATGAGCGAAGGCGGCGGCGAATACGCCATGCTGCGCACCTACCTGGAGTGGCTGACCGAGCTGCCCTGGAAACAGGAGCCGCAACCGCCGATCGATATCGCGCAGGCGCGCCGTATCCTGGACGAAGATCATTTCGGGCTGGAAAAGATCAAGCGCCGCATCCTGGAGTACCTGGCGGTGCGCAAGCTGAATCCGCAGGGCAAGAGTCCCGTCCTGTGCTTCGCCGGCCCGCCGGGCGTGGGCAAGACGTCGCTGGGCCAGTCGATCGCGCGGGCTACCGGGCGCGCATTCCAGCGCGTCGCGCTGGGCGGCGTGCACGACGAAGCCGAGATCCGTGGCCACCGGCGCACCTATTTGGGCGCGCTGCCGGGCAACATCATCCAGGCCATGCGCCGTGCGGGCACGAACAACGTCGTGCTGATGCTCGATGAGATCGACAAGCTGGGCGCCGGCGGTTTCCACGGCGACCCGGGCAGCGCGCTGCTGGAAGTGCTGGATCCGGAGCAGAACCACAAATTCCGCGACAACTATCTGGGCGTGGACTTCGACCTGTCGCATGTGATGTTCATCTGCACCGCGAACGTGCTGGATACGATCCCAGGCCCGCTGCGCGACCGCATGGAGATCATCCAGCTTCCCGGCTACACCGAGGAAGAGAAGATCCAGATCGCGCGGCGCTATCTGCTGCGGCGCCAGCTGGACGCCAACGGCTTGAAGCCCGAGCAGGCGAGCATTACCGAAGCTGCCCTGACCACGATCGTGCGCGATTACACGCGCGAGGCAGGCGTGCGCAATCTGGAACGCGAAATCGGCTCGGTCCTGCGCCACGCTGCCATGCAGATCGCCGAAGGTGAACGGGAAACGGTCACGGTCGACACGGGCGATCTGCAGGAGTCCCTGGGACCGCGCCGGTTCGAAAACGAAGTGGCGCTGCGCACGAGCGTGCCAGGGGTGGCGACCGGGCTGGCCTGGACGCCGGTGGGCGGCGATATCCTTTTCATCGAAGCCACCAAAGTACCCGGGAACGGACGGTTGATCCTGACTGGGCAGCTTGGCGATGTGATGAAAGAGTCGGCGCAGGCTGCCCTGACGCTGGCAAAGACGTGGAGCGGCGATTCGCTGGACAAGCTGGACATCCACGTCCACGTGCCGGCGGGCGCAACGCCCAAGGACGGCCCGAGCGCCGGCGTCGCGATGTTCGTCGCGCTGGCCTCGCTGCTGAAAGGCACGCCGGTGCGGTCGGATGTGGCGATGACAGGCGAGGTAAGCCTGCGCGGCCTGGTGCTGCCCATCGGCGGCGTCAAGGAAAAGACACTGGCCGCGCTTCGCGCCGGCATCACCACCGTAATGGTGCCCCGACGCAACGAGAAGGACCTGGAAGACGTGCCGAAGGAAGCGCGGGACAAGCTCAAGTTCGTTCTGCTCGACCGGGTGGAAGATGCGTTGGAATGCGCGTTGGAGACTGAGGCGATTCCTGCTGCGGTTTGA
- the nagZ gene encoding beta-N-acetylhexosaminidase: protein MPSKKKKLLPPGPVMVDVAGPTLTKEEKKRLRHPLVGGVILFARNFQDRDALCELTARIHKVREEPLLIAVDHEGGRVQRFRSDGFTALPPMRRLGEAWDRDPLHAMRLSTETGYVLAAELRACGVDMSFTPVLDLDYGVSKVIGDRAFHRDPRVVAMLSRALIQGLALAGMAACGKHFPGHGFVGADSHHEIPVDPRPLERILREDAAPYGWLGDNVLASVMPAHVIYPKVDDRPAGFSRRWVQDILRGRMGYDGVVFSDDLTMEGASVAGDILARAQAALQAGCDMVLVCNRPDLADDLLARLDHTPQPESIERIRRLMPRFTAPDWDALQADSRYQHARRLQSQIVSG from the coding sequence ATGCCCAGCAAAAAGAAGAAGCTGCTTCCGCCCGGTCCCGTCATGGTCGACGTCGCCGGTCCCACGCTGACGAAAGAAGAAAAAAAGCGCCTGCGCCACCCCCTGGTGGGCGGCGTGATCCTGTTTGCCCGCAATTTCCAGGACCGCGACGCCTTGTGCGAGCTCACCGCCCGTATACACAAGGTCCGTGAAGAGCCCTTGCTGATCGCCGTCGATCACGAAGGAGGCCGCGTCCAGCGTTTCCGCAGCGACGGTTTCACGGCCTTGCCGCCCATGCGTCGGCTGGGCGAGGCTTGGGACCGCGATCCGCTGCACGCCATGCGGCTGTCCACGGAAACCGGCTATGTGCTGGCGGCAGAGCTGCGCGCCTGCGGCGTGGACATGAGTTTCACGCCTGTGCTCGATCTGGATTACGGTGTCAGCAAGGTCATCGGCGATCGCGCCTTCCATCGCGATCCTCGCGTCGTCGCCATGTTGTCGCGCGCGCTCATCCAGGGCCTGGCCCTGGCCGGCATGGCGGCCTGCGGCAAGCATTTTCCCGGGCATGGCTTTGTGGGAGCGGACTCGCACCACGAGATCCCGGTGGACCCCCGCCCGCTGGAGCGCATCCTGCGCGAGGATGCGGCGCCGTACGGCTGGCTCGGCGATAATGTGCTGGCTTCCGTGATGCCGGCGCACGTCATCTATCCCAAGGTGGACGACCGGCCCGCCGGATTTTCGCGCCGCTGGGTCCAGGACATCCTGCGCGGCCGCATGGGCTACGATGGCGTGGTGTTCTCCGACGACCTCACCATGGAAGGCGCCTCGGTGGCGGGCGATATCCTGGCCCGCGCCCAGGCCGCGTTGCAGGCGGGGTGCGATATGGTCCTGGTCTGCAACCGGCCCGACCTGGCCGACGACTTGCTGGCGCGTCTCGACCACACGCCGCAGCCGGAATCCATCGAACGTATCCGCCGCTTGATGCCGCGCTTTACGGCGCCCGACTGGGACGCCTTGCAAGCCGACAGCCGTTATCAGCATGCCCGACGACTTCAATCTCAAATCGTTTCTGGCTGA
- a CDS encoding ABC transporter permease has product MNIYAIRAIYLFEMHRMWRTLMQSVASPVISTSLYFVVFGSAIGSHMVNIDGVSYGAFIVPGMIMLALLTQSISNASFGIYMPRFTGTIYEIHSAPISYVEIVIGYVGAAASKSIILGLIMLATARLFVPFGIAHPLWMVGFLVLTSVTFSLFGFIIGIWADGFEKLQVIPLMVVTPLTFLGGSFYSINMLPEFWRAVTLFNPVVYLVSGFRWSFYGVADVSVGVSLGMTVVFLALCMAGVHWIFKTGYRLKT; this is encoded by the coding sequence ATGAACATCTATGCCATCCGCGCCATTTATCTGTTCGAGATGCATCGCATGTGGCGCACGCTCATGCAGAGCGTGGCTTCGCCCGTGATATCGACTTCCCTGTATTTCGTTGTATTCGGCTCGGCGATAGGGTCGCACATGGTGAACATCGACGGGGTGAGCTACGGCGCTTTCATCGTGCCGGGGATGATCATGCTGGCGCTGCTCACCCAAAGCATCTCAAATGCGTCGTTCGGTATCTATATGCCGCGCTTCACGGGCACTATCTACGAGATTCATTCGGCGCCGATTTCCTATGTCGAAATCGTGATTGGCTATGTCGGCGCGGCGGCGTCGAAGTCGATCATCCTTGGGCTCATCATGCTGGCCACGGCGCGGCTGTTCGTGCCTTTCGGTATTGCGCATCCGCTATGGATGGTGGGGTTCCTGGTGCTGACGTCGGTGACGTTCAGTCTGTTCGGATTCATCATCGGTATCTGGGCGGACGGCTTTGAGAAGCTGCAGGTGATTCCGCTGATGGTGGTGACGCCGTTGACGTTCCTGGGCGGAAGTTTTTATTCGATCAATATGCTGCCGGAGTTCTGGCGGGCGGTGACGCTGTTCAATCCGGTGGTGTATCTGGTCAGCGGGTTCCGGTGGAGTTTTTACGGCGTGGCGGATGTCAGCGTGGGGGTGAGCCTGGGGATGACCGTGGTGTTTCTTGCCCTCTGTATGGCGGGTGTGCATTGGATCTTCAAGACGGGGTATCGGTTGAAGACCTGA
- the uvrC gene encoding excinuclease ABC subunit UvrC, whose translation MPDDFNLKSFLADLPHLPGVYRHIDANGEVMYVGKARDLKKRVSSYFQKTLTSPRIAQMVAKVAQVEVTVTRSEAEALILENNLIKSLRPRYNILFRDDKSYPYLLITAHEWPRIAYYRGSTNKPGQFFGPFPNAWAVRETIQILQKVFRLRTCEDTVFANRSRPCLLHQIGRCSAPCVGAVSAEEYAADVARAGRFLNGQAKEVMEDIETRMLRASEALQFEQAAVLRDQMGSLARVLHQQTMEDIGGEDCDIIAVAIAGGRVCVNLAMVRGGRHLGDKAFFPTHADGESAPDVLEAFIGQHYTDNPLPPTLVCSHALPDAELMSLLAEQSGTRARVLIRPQGVRRSWLEQAARNAEMALARALTESGARAARTLALAEALDMETDEAALDSLHIECFDISHTAGEATQASCVVFEHHEMQPSLYRRYNIAGITPGDDYAAMRQVLTRRFAKVADGEAPLPGLVLIDGGKGQVEIARQVFAELGLDVHVLVGVAKGEGRKVGLETLIFADGRPPIALGPESAALMLIAQIRDEAHRFAITGMRARRAKARNVSRLEEIEGVGARRRQRLLARFGGFSGVSRASIEDLASVEGISQELAERIYDALH comes from the coding sequence ATGCCCGACGACTTCAATCTCAAATCGTTTCTGGCTGACCTGCCGCATCTGCCGGGCGTCTACCGGCATATCGATGCGAATGGCGAGGTCATGTATGTGGGCAAGGCGCGCGACCTGAAAAAGCGCGTCTCCTCGTACTTCCAGAAAACGCTGACCAGTCCGCGCATTGCGCAAATGGTCGCCAAGGTCGCGCAGGTGGAGGTCACCGTCACGCGGTCCGAGGCCGAGGCGCTGATCCTGGAAAACAACCTGATCAAGAGCCTGCGGCCGCGCTACAACATCCTGTTCCGGGATGACAAGTCGTATCCGTATCTGCTGATCACCGCGCATGAATGGCCGCGTATCGCGTATTACCGGGGATCGACGAACAAGCCGGGGCAGTTCTTCGGCCCCTTTCCCAATGCCTGGGCGGTGCGCGAGACTATCCAGATCCTGCAAAAGGTATTCCGTCTGCGCACCTGCGAAGACACCGTCTTCGCCAACCGCTCGCGGCCCTGTCTGCTGCACCAGATCGGCCGCTGTTCGGCGCCCTGCGTGGGAGCGGTTTCAGCGGAGGAGTACGCCGCCGACGTGGCGCGCGCCGGGCGCTTCCTGAACGGCCAGGCCAAGGAAGTGATGGAAGATATCGAGACCCGGATGCTGCGGGCCTCCGAAGCGCTGCAGTTCGAACAGGCAGCGGTACTGCGCGACCAGATGGGGTCGCTCGCCCGCGTGCTGCACCAGCAGACGATGGAGGACATTGGCGGAGAGGACTGCGACATCATCGCGGTAGCCATCGCCGGCGGCCGTGTTTGCGTCAACCTGGCGATGGTGCGCGGCGGCCGTCACCTGGGCGACAAGGCGTTTTTCCCGACCCATGCGGATGGCGAGTCGGCCCCCGACGTACTGGAAGCCTTCATCGGGCAGCACTACACGGACAACCCGCTGCCGCCGACCCTGGTGTGCTCGCATGCCTTGCCGGACGCCGAACTCATGAGCCTGCTCGCCGAACAGAGCGGCACCCGCGCGCGCGTCCTGATCCGGCCGCAAGGCGTGCGCCGCTCGTGGCTCGAGCAGGCCGCTCGGAACGCCGAGATGGCGCTGGCTCGCGCGCTCACGGAGTCGGGCGCGCGCGCCGCGCGCACGCTGGCGCTGGCCGAAGCGCTGGACATGGAAACCGACGAGGCAGCCCTGGACAGCCTGCATATCGAATGCTTCGATATCAGCCATACCGCTGGCGAGGCGACGCAGGCATCCTGCGTGGTTTTCGAGCATCACGAAATGCAGCCTTCGCTGTACCGGCGCTACAACATCGCCGGCATCACGCCGGGCGACGACTACGCGGCGATGCGGCAGGTGCTGACGCGCCGCTTCGCAAAGGTGGCCGATGGGGAAGCACCGCTGCCGGGACTGGTGTTGATCGACGGCGGCAAGGGCCAAGTGGAAATCGCGCGCCAGGTGTTCGCGGAACTGGGGCTGGACGTCCATGTCCTGGTTGGCGTGGCGAAGGGCGAGGGCCGCAAGGTGGGCCTGGAGACGCTCATCTTCGCCGACGGCCGTCCGCCGATCGCGCTGGGCCCCGAGTCCGCAGCGCTCATGCTGATCGCCCAGATCCGCGACGAAGCGCACCGTTTCGCCATCACCGGCATGCGCGCCCGCCGCGCCAAGGCCCGCAACGTCTCGCGCCTGGAAGAAATCGAAGGCGTAGGAGCCCGCCGCCGGCAAAGGCTCCTGGCCCGTTTCGGCGGCTTCTCCGGCGTCTCCCGCGCCAGCATCGAAGACCTGGCCTCGGTGGAAGGCATCTCACAGGAACTCGCCGAACGCATCTACGACGCCCTGCATTGA
- the acpS gene encoding holo-ACP synthase, translated as MSVSSAFNVPGPSSAIAGIGVDLIRIDRIERALLRHGDRFAEKVLGADELLKFHARRARDPRRGVRFLATRFAAKEAFSKAIGLGMHMPMAWRRVQTLNAPGGRPVLVLAPALQAWYASRFGAAHVSLTDETDMAAAYVIVERKSP; from the coding sequence ATGTCGGTCTCGTCAGCCTTCAACGTTCCCGGGCCGTCATCGGCCATTGCCGGTATCGGCGTCGACCTCATCCGTATCGACCGGATCGAGCGAGCCCTGTTGCGGCATGGCGATCGCTTCGCCGAAAAAGTGCTGGGAGCCGACGAACTGCTCAAGTTCCACGCGCGCCGCGCGCGCGATCCCCGCCGCGGCGTACGTTTCCTGGCAACGCGCTTCGCCGCGAAGGAAGCCTTCTCGAAGGCCATCGGCCTGGGCATGCACATGCCCATGGCGTGGCGGCGGGTGCAGACGCTGAATGCACCCGGCGGCCGTCCGGTGCTGGTGCTCGCGCCGGCCCTGCAGGCCTGGTACGCGTCCCGCTTCGGCGCGGCGCACGTATCCTTGACCGATGAAACCGATATGGCCGCCGCTTATGTGATCGTGGAGCGCAAGTCGCCCTGA
- the queF gene encoding NADPH-dependent 7-cyano-7-deazaguanine reductase QueF (Catalyzes the NADPH-dependent reduction of 7-cyano-7-deazaguanine (preQ0) to 7-aminomethyl-7-deazaguanine (preQ1) in queuosine biosynthesis) produces MSLADAPLGHDVPYPDQYDASLLFPIERAANRAALGVSAPLPFVGDDIWNAYELSWLDARGKPQVAIGRFTVPADTPRIVESKSFKLYLNSLNQTRLPDAAAYAERVERDVSAAAGGPVRLTLIPPDRFGQARISELEGELLDGQDIEIRHYTPAPELLRCETGAPIVEETLRSDLLKSNCPVTNQPDWGSVQIRYRGPKLDRAALLAYIVSFRQHAEFHEHCVERIFMDVMAACQPQALSVYARYTRRGGLDINPWRATPGMPAPDLTMRTARQ; encoded by the coding sequence ATGAGTCTCGCCGACGCGCCCCTGGGCCACGATGTGCCCTACCCCGATCAATACGACGCCTCGCTGCTGTTTCCCATCGAGCGCGCCGCCAACCGCGCGGCACTCGGCGTCTCGGCGCCCTTGCCCTTCGTGGGCGATGACATCTGGAACGCCTATGAGCTTTCCTGGCTGGACGCGCGCGGCAAACCGCAGGTCGCCATCGGCCGCTTTACCGTGCCCGCCGACACGCCGCGCATCGTGGAATCGAAGTCGTTCAAGCTGTACCTGAACTCGCTGAACCAGACTCGCCTGCCCGATGCCGCGGCCTACGCCGAAAGGGTCGAGCGGGACGTGAGCGCGGCCGCGGGCGGCCCAGTGCGGCTGACGCTGATTCCGCCGGACCGCTTCGGGCAAGCCCGCATCTCAGAGCTCGAAGGCGAATTGCTGGATGGCCAGGACATCGAAATCCGGCACTACACGCCCGCGCCCGAACTCCTGCGCTGCGAGACCGGCGCCCCCATCGTCGAGGAAACGCTGCGTTCGGATCTGCTGAAGTCGAACTGCCCGGTCACGAACCAGCCCGATTGGGGAAGCGTCCAGATACGTTATCGCGGACCCAAGCTGGATCGCGCCGCACTGCTGGCCTACATCGTTTCGTTCCGCCAGCATGCCGAATTCCACGAACACTGCGTGGAGCGGATTTTCATGGATGTGATGGCGGCCTGCCAGCCGCAGGCGCTGTCGGTCTATGCGCGGTACACGCGGCGCGGCGGGCTGGACATCAATCCGTGGCGGGCGACGCCCGGCATGCCGGCTCCCGACCTGACAATGCGCACGGCCCGCCAGTAA
- a CDS encoding ABC transporter ATP-binding protein, whose protein sequence is MDPIISVKGLSKTYKSGFQALRNIDLDIRRGEIFALLGPNGAGKTTLISIICGIVNPTEGMVLADGHDIIKEYRAARARIGLVPQELNTDAFESVWSTVTFSRGLFGKPANPAHIERVLRDLSLWDKKDTRIMALSGGMKRRVMIAKALSHEPAILFLDEPTAGVDVELRRGMWEMVRRLRDQGVTIILTTHYIEEAQEMADRVGVIRKGEIILVDEKDALMKKLGKRQLTLTLKTALPALPQALSGYQLELTGEGHELVYTYENQAGALDIATLLRKLDEAGIEFIDLRSSESSLEDIFVSLVSTRS, encoded by the coding sequence GTGGATCCCATCATTTCAGTCAAAGGCCTGTCCAAGACGTACAAGTCCGGATTCCAGGCCTTGAGGAACATCGATCTCGACATCCGGCGCGGCGAAATCTTCGCCTTGCTGGGACCGAACGGGGCCGGCAAAACGACACTGATCAGCATCATTTGCGGCATCGTGAATCCCACCGAAGGCATGGTGCTGGCGGACGGTCACGACATCATCAAGGAGTACCGGGCCGCGCGGGCACGGATCGGCTTGGTGCCGCAGGAGCTGAACACGGACGCCTTCGAGAGCGTCTGGAGCACGGTGACGTTCAGCCGCGGCCTGTTCGGCAAGCCGGCCAACCCGGCGCATATCGAACGCGTACTGCGCGATCTTTCCCTGTGGGACAAGAAGGACACGCGGATCATGGCGCTGTCCGGCGGCATGAAACGGCGTGTGATGATCGCGAAGGCGTTGTCGCACGAGCCCGCGATCCTTTTCCTGGACGAACCGACGGCGGGCGTGGACGTGGAGCTGCGCCGCGGGATGTGGGAAATGGTGCGCCGCCTGCGCGACCAGGGCGTGACGATTATCCTGACGACCCATTACATCGAGGAAGCGCAGGAGATGGCCGACCGTGTCGGGGTGATCCGCAAAGGCGAGATCATTCTGGTCGACGAGAAGGACGCTCTGATGAAAAAACTGGGCAAGCGGCAGCTGACGTTGACGCTGAAAACCGCGCTGCCCGCGTTGCCGCAGGCGCTGAGCGGTTATCAGCTCGAGCTGACCGGGGAGGGCCACGAGCTGGTCTATACCTACGAGAACCAGGCCGGCGCGCTCGATATCGCGACACTGCTGCGCAAGCTGGACGAAGCGGGAATCGAGTTCATCGATTTGCGGTCCTCCGAAAGTTCACTGGAGGATATCTTCGTCAGTCTGGTCAGCACACGGTCCTGA
- a CDS encoding Hsp20/alpha crystallin family protein translates to MRSRDLTPWMWNDALSMLEQAERLHRQFFRACAADPNCWEPPIDVVETADAVIVHVALPGVPASAVAVRYDHDGVTVSGMRRLPASRAARIHRVEIPYGRFERRIVLPLAALEPSTPEMSDGCLVLTLRKRKETP, encoded by the coding sequence ATGAGATCACGCGATTTGACGCCCTGGATGTGGAATGACGCCCTGTCCATGCTGGAACAGGCGGAACGTTTGCACCGGCAATTTTTTCGCGCCTGTGCGGCCGATCCGAATTGCTGGGAGCCTCCCATCGATGTGGTGGAAACGGCCGATGCGGTGATCGTGCACGTCGCATTGCCCGGCGTGCCTGCTTCGGCCGTCGCCGTGCGCTACGACCACGACGGCGTCACGGTCTCCGGAATGCGCCGCCTGCCCGCCTCGCGCGCGGCGCGCATCCACCGCGTCGAGATTCCCTACGGGCGATTCGAGCGACGGATCGTTTTGCCCCTGGCCGCGCTCGAGCCCAGTACGCCCGAGATGTCGGATGGTTGCCTCGTTTTGACGCTCAGGAAGCGAAAGGAAACGCCATGA
- a CDS encoding M23 family metallopeptidase: protein MAAPATSLSTGATRLRRLICHALLVLLLAACASSRVQPGYYRVESGDTLTRIARAHNESVANLMRWNKLDSADHLEVGQVLRVEPPGGSASRRKASSSAGARSGTGGSAAARTEKPAPADTTPLKGIDLVWPAQGTVAQRFNGASSQGLRIVNAAGTPVVAAAAGTVAYASNGLRGYGNLIIVRHAGNFLTIYAHNRKLLVSQGQRVTQGQKIAEMGNSDSKQVALYFELRQGGKPVDPARALPPR from the coding sequence TTGGCCGCCCCGGCGACGAGCCTGTCCACCGGCGCAACGCGTCTGCGCCGCCTGATATGCCATGCCCTTTTGGTATTGTTGCTGGCAGCTTGCGCATCGTCACGGGTGCAACCGGGCTACTACCGCGTCGAATCGGGCGATACGCTCACACGCATCGCACGCGCGCACAACGAAAGCGTCGCCAACCTGATGCGGTGGAACAAGCTGGACAGCGCCGACCATCTGGAAGTGGGGCAGGTCCTGCGCGTTGAGCCGCCCGGGGGATCCGCCTCCCGGCGCAAGGCGTCATCCAGCGCCGGCGCGCGCAGCGGGACAGGCGGCAGCGCCGCCGCCCGCACCGAAAAACCCGCCCCCGCCGACACCACGCCGCTGAAAGGCATCGACCTGGTGTGGCCGGCGCAAGGCACGGTCGCGCAGCGATTCAACGGCGCTTCTTCACAAGGACTGCGTATCGTCAACGCCGCCGGCACGCCGGTGGTCGCTGCGGCCGCCGGGACGGTGGCCTACGCCAGCAACGGTCTGCGCGGATACGGCAACCTCATCATCGTGCGCCATGCCGGCAACTTCCTGACGATCTACGCGCACAACCGCAAATTGCTGGTCAGCCAGGGGCAGCGCGTGACCCAGGGGCAGAAAATCGCCGAGATGGGCAACAGCGACAGCAAACAAGTGGCGCTGTATTTCGAACTGCGCCAGGGCGGCAAACCGGTGGACCCGGCGCGCGCCCTGCCCCCACGCTGA
- the pgsA gene encoding CDP-diacylglycerol--glycerol-3-phosphate 3-phosphatidyltransferase, whose protein sequence is MPINIPIILTWLRIAMIPLVVGLFYLPADWLDESSRDMLAAVAFIVAALTDWFDGWLARRWNQTSAFGAFLDPVADKLMVSAALLVLLDLGRVDAFVSLIIIGREITISALREWMAKIGASASVAVHRLGKFKTAAQMVAIPCLLYHQPVYGVSTRVVGDILILVAAVLTVWSMLYYLQRAWPAIREKSL, encoded by the coding sequence ATGCCCATAAACATCCCCATCATCCTGACGTGGCTGCGTATCGCCATGATTCCGCTGGTGGTCGGCCTGTTCTATCTGCCGGCTGACTGGCTGGACGAATCGAGCCGTGACATGCTGGCTGCCGTGGCTTTTATCGTCGCCGCGCTGACGGACTGGTTCGACGGCTGGCTCGCTCGCAGGTGGAACCAGACATCGGCGTTCGGCGCGTTTCTGGACCCGGTGGCGGACAAACTGATGGTCAGCGCGGCGCTGCTCGTGCTGCTGGACCTGGGCCGGGTGGATGCCTTCGTTTCCCTGATCATCATTGGCCGCGAGATCACGATCTCGGCCCTGCGCGAGTGGATGGCCAAGATCGGCGCCAGCGCCAGCGTGGCGGTGCATCGCCTGGGCAAGTTCAAGACCGCTGCGCAGATGGTGGCGATCCCCTGCCTGCTATATCACCAGCCTGTTTACGGCGTGAGCACGCGCGTGGTGGGCGATATCCTGATCCTGGTGGCCGCCGTGCTTACCGTTTGGTCCATGCTGTATTACCTGCAGCGCGCCTGGCCGGCCATCCGGGAAAAAAGCCTGTAG